From Vitis vinifera cultivar Pinot Noir 40024 chromosome 14, ASM3070453v1, a single genomic window includes:
- the LOC100257613 gene encoding binding partner of ACD11 1, with the protein MYPGAYTAEVTCLSPKATEKDVYDFFIHCGMIEHLEIIRSGECARTAYVTFRDFYALETAVLLSGATIVDQRVCISGWGIYADESDPWSNSSWNYEINSMATTPREAVTVAQEVVTTMIAKGYVLGKDALIKAKAFDEAHGVSAAAAAKIAELSKRIGLTDKIYAGVEAVRSVDEKYHVSEFSKSAANKIYGGVEAARAVEDRYQLLEFTKSAAVVTGKTTVAAANAFVNSSYFAKGALWVSGILTRAANAAADLGNKGNKM; encoded by the exons ATGTATCCAGGAGCTTATACTGCAGAAGTTACTTGCCTGTCTCCTAAAGCAACAGAGAAGGATGTTTATGATTTTTTCATTCACTGTGGGATGATTGAGCACCTTGAAATTATCAG GTCAGGCGAATGTGCTCGTACTGCCTATGTGACATTTAGAGATTTCTATGCTCTCGAAACTGCTGTCTTGCTCAGT GGAGCCACAATTGTAGATCAACGAGTGTGCATATCAGGCTGGGGAATATACGCAGATGAATCTGATCCTTGGAGTAATTCTTCCTGGAACTATGAAATTAACTCTATG GCCACCACCCCCAGAGAAGCAGTAACTGTGGCACAGGAAGTGGTCACAACCATGATCGCCAAGGGGTATGTTTTGGGCAAAGATGCACTAATCAAGGCCAAAGCTTTTGATGAGGCCCATGGAGTCTCTGCTGCTGCAGCAGCCAAGATTGCTGAGCTTAGCAAGAGAATTGGACTAACTGATAAGATATATGCTGGCGTGGAAGCTGTTCGATCTGTGGATGAAAAGTACCATGTTTCAGAGTTTAGTAAATCAGCTGCAAATAAGATTTATGGAGGTGTAGAAGCTGCTCGGGCTGTGGAAGATAGGTACCAGCTTTTGGAGTTCACCAAATCAGCTGCAGTGGTTACTGGGAAAACAACTGTTGCAGCTGCAAATGCCTTTGTTAACAGCAGCTACTTTGCCAAGGGAGCTCTTTGGGTTTCAGGCATTCTCACTCGTGCAGCAAACGCAGCAGCTGATTTGGGCAATAAGGGgaacaaaatgtaa
- the LOC100264446 gene encoding uncharacterized protein At5g39865: protein MGCASSKQPRCRHCQNSFAPVPRSYSMHVHHPPQSKGDSYHVVALTSTTLGTLKLDTSHQNRNSHVNGTIVEEEEDKENKVNGNENVKAGDKKNKGFSMGLIEAKTWSSMINEKIPKIAPKTPIRTPPGEPETINAWELMEGLEDASPLRSPNHLRSFSFDIDRRSIPAPFELPKSRFQENGEASPRPMWLNLVDSEMNPNSNSKTAVPEFDPEVISVFRKSLQELPSDDPFHIKDDEKVQAREVMDAKKVNDDEKVQAREVMDVKKVNDDYDFDVLDHKSQSFAKDTVVVYFTSLRGVRKTYEDCCHVRVILKSLGIRLDERDVSMHSGFKEELKDLLGDAFNSGSLPRVFLGRRYIGGAEDVRRMHEEGQLEKTLEDSEKTEAGGNSGSRTCEACGDIRFVPCETCSGSCKIYYEGDEEDDDEEGEFGFQRCPDCNENGLIRCPICCY from the coding sequence atggggTGTGCGAGCTCGAAGCAACCGCGGTGCCGGCATTGCCAGAACTCGTTTGCGCCGGTGCCGCGAAGCTACTCTATGCACGTCCACCACCCGCCGCAGAGCAAAGGCGACAGCTACCATGTGGTGGCTCTCACCTCCACCACATTGGGCACTCTCAAGCTTGATACTTCTCATCAAAACCGCAACTCCCATGTCAATGGTACTATcgttgaagaagaagaggataaGGAGAACAAGGTGAATGGGAATGAGAATGTGAAGGCTGGGGACAAGAAAAACAAGGGATTCTCCATGGGACTCATTGAAGCCAAGACTTGGTCCAGTATGATCAATGAGAAAATTCCCAAAATTGCTCCGAAAACGCCTATCAGAACCCCTCCGGGCGAGCCCGAGACCATCAATGCCTGGGAGTTGATGGAGGGGCTTGAGGACGCAAGCCCTCTCCGATCACCCAATCATCTTCGGAGCTTTTCTTTTGATATTGATCGGAGGTCGATCCCAGCTCCATTTGAGCTCCCCAAGTCGAGATTTCAGGAAAACGGGGAGGCATCGCCCAGGCCCATGTGGCTGAATTTGGTAGACAGTGAGATGAATCCCAATTCGAATTCAAAGACTGCTGTTCCTGAGTTTGATCCTGAAGTCATTTCCGTGTTCAGGAAATCACTCCAGGAGCTTCCCTCTGACGACCCTTTCCATATAAAGGATGATGAGAAAGTGCAGGCAAGAGAAGTAATGGATGCGAAGAAGGTGAACGATGATGAGAAAGTGCAGGCAAGAGAAGTAATGGATGTGAAGAAGGTGAACGACGATTATGATTTTGATGTTCTGGATCATAAGAGCCAGTCATTTGCCAAGGACACGGTGGTTGTGTACTTCACAAGCCTAAGGGGAGTGAGGAAGACATACGAGGACTGCTGCCATGTTAGAGTGATTCTAAAAAGCTTGGGCATTCGGCTGGATGAGAGGGATGTGTCCATGCATTCAGGGTTCAAGGAGGAGCTCAAGGACCTCCTGGGAGACGCCTTTAACAGCGGCAGCCTGCCAAGAGTCTTCCTGGGAAGAAGGTACATTGGCGGGGCTGAAGACGTACGAAGAATGCATGAGGAAGGCCAGCTAGAAAAGACTCTGGAAGACTCTGAAAAAACAGAAGCTGGAGGCAATAGTGGCAGCAGAACTTGTGAGGCATGCGGGGATATTCGGTTTGTGCCTTGTGAGACATGTTCAGGGAGCTGTAAAATCTACTACGAAGGCGATGAAGAAGATGACGATGAAGAGGGTGAATTCGGGTTCCAACGCTGCCCAGACTGCAATGAAAATGGCCTCATTCGCTGCCCCATATGTTGCTATTAG